A window of the Zhongshania aliphaticivorans genome harbors these coding sequences:
- a CDS encoding helix-turn-helix domain-containing protein — MTSGPEERRSLQAPIFPIALLDLAENYYASRKLNKSALYQRCKINADQISRAELHISEWQFREILRCCQDIAHPGLPLSVQLAEFIPITLPGGMFGLALFTAKDINHALEVVIDFAHTVMPAYHFEGLNVGNQYHVILKPAIDFGDTQYLLDEAVSGYILNLRHFTHFSDPAIQVHLTHEPLGDTSAYENHFQAKYLFSKKSIRIIFEKHHLTQLLHTRNQATFNEVYCNLKGAATSPSELTTSCKVRKSLQLRLADGLSTSICQIAEQMNISERTLARRLHQEDSSFAEIKQQVSFNYAKLLLENTEYPICKIAKICGYNNDSNFSRAFKSASGQTPKQFRSNQ; from the coding sequence ATGACAAGCGGACCCGAAGAGAGACGCTCCTTACAAGCACCCATATTTCCGATAGCCTTACTGGATTTGGCCGAAAATTATTACGCCAGTCGAAAGCTAAATAAATCGGCACTTTACCAGCGCTGCAAAATCAACGCTGATCAAATTTCCCGCGCTGAGCTACATATTTCCGAATGGCAATTTCGAGAGATTCTGCGTTGCTGTCAAGACATTGCTCATCCTGGCTTACCACTATCAGTACAGCTTGCTGAATTCATCCCCATCACACTCCCCGGTGGCATGTTTGGCTTAGCGTTATTTACTGCGAAAGATATAAATCACGCATTAGAAGTTGTCATTGATTTTGCCCACACCGTCATGCCCGCCTATCACTTTGAAGGGTTAAATGTCGGCAATCAGTACCATGTGATTCTAAAGCCCGCCATAGACTTTGGCGACACCCAATATTTACTTGACGAAGCGGTGTCCGGCTACATATTAAATCTTAGGCATTTCACCCATTTTAGTGATCCCGCTATTCAAGTTCACCTTACCCACGAACCGCTTGGCGATACCAGCGCATACGAAAATCATTTTCAGGCAAAATATTTATTTTCTAAAAAGTCGATTCGCATTATTTTTGAAAAGCATCACCTGACACAACTGCTCCACACACGCAATCAAGCCACATTCAACGAGGTCTATTGCAACCTAAAAGGCGCGGCTACTTCACCCTCAGAGTTAACAACAAGCTGTAAAGTACGGAAGAGTCTACAACTACGCCTAGCAGATGGTCTATCGACCAGCATTTGCCAGATTGCAGAACAAATGAACATTTCCGAGCGCACCCTGGCTCGGCGCTTACATCAAGAAGACAGTTCGTTTGCAGAAATCAAACAACAGGTTTCTTTTAATTATGCCAAATTACTTTTAGAAAACACCGAATATCCAATCTGTAAGATTGCAAAAATTTGCGGCTATAATAATGATTCTAATTTTTCACGCGCTTTTAAAAGCGCCAGCGGGCAAACCCCAAAACAATTCAGAAGCAATCAATAG
- a CDS encoding cytochrome P450, whose translation MIDPVLTDEPSLADAYSLPLEDINLSDPYLFSQNRWEEYFQRVRDEDPVHYLKDSPFGPFWSITRFEDIVAVDTNHEVFSSEPFIMIGDPDKTIPITNFISMDPPKHDEQRAAVQSVVAPRNLAAMEDLIRERISAILDQLPVGKSFDWVSSVSMELTSQMLATIFDFPYEERHKLVYWSDMATGAPELSGGTAEPEERFAALNDMVNSFTTLWKQKAASRKAGSPVNFDLISLMESNEDTRDMITRPEEFMGNLGLLIVGGNDTTRNSITGSVLAMNKFPDQFAKLRANPKLIPNMVSEIIRWQTPLSHMRRIAKRDIELGGKLIKKGDKVVMWYASGNRDERVIDNPNQVIIDRANARHHLSFGFGIHRCMGNRLGEMQLRITWEEILKRFDDVKVMEEPERVHSNFVNGYSSMQVKLTPKAA comes from the coding sequence ATGATAGACCCAGTATTGACAGATGAACCTAGCTTAGCTGATGCGTATAGCTTGCCGTTAGAAGATATCAATCTAAGCGATCCCTATTTGTTTTCACAAAATCGATGGGAAGAATATTTTCAGCGCGTACGAGACGAGGATCCTGTTCATTATCTAAAAGACAGTCCCTTTGGTCCGTTTTGGTCAATAACTCGTTTCGAGGATATTGTTGCAGTAGATACCAATCACGAGGTGTTTTCGTCTGAGCCATTTATAATGATTGGTGATCCAGACAAAACAATACCCATTACGAATTTTATTTCCATGGATCCACCCAAGCACGACGAACAGCGCGCGGCGGTGCAGTCTGTGGTCGCGCCGCGAAACCTTGCTGCAATGGAGGACCTGATTCGTGAACGCATTAGTGCGATTCTAGATCAGCTCCCGGTAGGAAAAAGCTTTGATTGGGTGTCGAGTGTGTCTATGGAGCTTACATCACAAATGTTGGCAACCATTTTTGATTTTCCCTATGAAGAACGTCACAAACTGGTTTACTGGTCAGATATGGCCACGGGTGCACCAGAGCTTTCAGGGGGGACCGCTGAGCCAGAAGAGCGTTTTGCTGCATTGAACGATATGGTCAATAGCTTTACCACGTTGTGGAAACAAAAGGCGGCGTCGCGCAAAGCCGGAAGTCCAGTCAACTTTGATTTAATTAGTTTAATGGAATCCAATGAAGACACGCGGGATATGATAACGCGCCCCGAAGAGTTTATGGGTAACCTCGGATTGTTGATTGTGGGTGGTAATGATACGACCCGAAATTCAATTACTGGTAGCGTGTTGGCAATGAATAAATTTCCTGATCAATTTGCCAAATTACGTGCTAATCCAAAACTTATTCCCAATATGGTATCGGAAATAATTCGCTGGCAAACGCCATTGTCGCATATGCGCCGCATTGCCAAGCGTGATATTGAGCTAGGCGGAAAACTGATCAAGAAAGGCGATAAAGTGGTGATGTGGTATGCCTCAGGAAACCGCGATGAACGTGTTATTGATAATCCTAATCAAGTTATTATCGATAGAGCCAATGCGCGTCATCACCTCTCCTTCGGTTTTGGTATTCATCGCTGTATGGGTAACCGTTTAGGCGAGATGCAGCTACGGATTACCTGGGAAGAAATATTGAAGCGTTTTGACGATGTTAAGGTTATGGAGGAGCCAGAGCGGGTACACTCTAATTTTGTAAACGGTTATTCGTCAATGCAAGTTAAGCTCACCCCTAAAGCGGCGTAA
- a CDS encoding 2Fe-2S iron-sulfur cluster-binding protein, translating into MINLTFVEFNGEEHRVSVQQGSSLMQAAIENFVPGIDADCGGSCACGTCHVKLDQAWLSKVETPSESESLMLEMTPEHDECSRLACQITVQADMDGMIVKLPEFQM; encoded by the coding sequence GTGATTAATCTAACGTTTGTTGAGTTTAACGGTGAAGAGCACCGGGTAAGCGTTCAGCAGGGTTCTAGCCTAATGCAGGCTGCCATAGAGAATTTCGTACCGGGTATCGATGCGGATTGTGGTGGTTCCTGTGCCTGTGGCACGTGTCATGTAAAGCTTGATCAGGCGTGGCTGAGCAAGGTCGAAACGCCAAGCGAGAGTGAATCGCTGATGCTAGAGATGACGCCAGAACATGATGAGTGCTCTCGCCTAGCATGCCAAATCACGGTTCAGGCCGATATGGATGGCATGATCGTGAAACTACCTGAGTTTCAAATGTAA
- a CDS encoding amidase family protein: MRHILVVGCLSALLSACGGSGGSSNTTPQDDNSNYGPEATGQLIDSPVKGIFYSVDPSQTASANLPLTDALGNFEYLEGQTISFFLGSLKIGSAIAQPAITLDDLLGSGNAITNLARVLLTLDEDSNPDNGISLSPAVIDKTLTLNMTLTDLEVDPANFEESDASAFAQAANEDNRPLVTAAEADAHLEKTRKDLSDGSFDFDGGADTDNDGVNDAVDACPSTEAGLSVDADGCALEEAEQDSDADGIKNGNDNCPADANEDQLDTDNDTRGDACDLDDDNDGLLDSDEIDNGSNPLLADSDADGVDDGNDAFPTDNTETQDSDGDSIGNNADQDDDNDGLSDTDEQALGTDPQRADSDSDGVSDSQDAFPTDPTESADTDSDGVGDNSDAFPQDPSEIKDSDSDGVGDNADAFPNDSTETVDTDGDGTGNNADQDDDGDGLSDADEQTAGTDPLNTDSDNDGVSDSQDAFPTDPTESSDTDSDGTGDNSDTFPEDPSESKDTDADGVGDNADAFPNDSGETTDTDGDGVGNNSDEDDDGDGLSDTDEQSNGTDPLNTDSDNDGVSDNQDAFPNNASESADTDGDGVGDNSDAFPDDSTETTDSDGDGVGDNGDAFPSDSSESADSDGDGVGDNADAFPNDSTETADSDGDGVGDNADAFPNDSSETADADGDGIGDNADIDDDNDGVRDDLFVLVEATMADVHSALAGELVDEDGNTLSCVAITQQYIDRILAYNDNPQPNGGLPIFGVLAIMPNALEQAAALDELYANDGGVGERYLHCMPVLLKDNYDTFDYPSTQGSYSMLGHQAGVDANSVDGLREAGALILGKANQDEFAFFTTGFSARAIQVSNPYNTSESPAGSSSGTGASLAANFALGGTGSDTCQSIRHPSSVGGLVGIRPSLGVVSQHGIYPLAHSRDTGGPMTRSVTDSALMLTAMGKYDERDPKAAAYPAEQRPDSYAQFLDREQYGLAGRAIGVVRDLGGNTDAMGTGAQGELIAAAVAKMEELGATVYDVYLPNYASLSAGSSHYDMNEYFAVFESEGGTSARRCVSSTAIALDGVESAHDRDNQCYGIEGIVETARVGPRTAGLFALTALGDANQAPTDAQLQAIVDMRAYVTGEMDVVKDLNGEPLIAPNGGTVSVDALLFSPGPTGGRTCDFGSTTQMGSIVVPVGFDDSVGVPRGMEIFVRQFDEGTGIGIAYDYEQATKHRQPPNIVPAIGSDNDTISEFNARVKAAIAAYAAYPPEDLEPEAYRAALEELLGPQTQAQE; this comes from the coding sequence ATGCGCCATATTTTAGTTGTTGGCTGCTTAAGTGCTTTATTATCAGCCTGTGGTGGTAGCGGTGGATCTTCAAACACCACGCCTCAAGATGATAATTCAAATTATGGCCCCGAGGCCACCGGTCAACTTATCGACTCACCAGTAAAGGGTATATTTTACTCCGTAGACCCAAGTCAAACAGCCAGTGCAAACCTGCCTCTGACTGACGCCCTAGGCAACTTCGAATACCTAGAAGGGCAAACAATTTCGTTCTTTTTGGGCTCACTAAAGATTGGCTCTGCTATTGCTCAGCCAGCGATTACCCTAGATGACTTACTTGGCAGCGGCAACGCCATAACAAATTTAGCGCGGGTTCTACTCACCCTAGATGAAGACAGTAACCCGGATAATGGCATTAGCCTTTCCCCTGCAGTCATCGACAAAACCCTTACGCTCAACATGACCTTGACTGACTTAGAGGTCGACCCCGCTAATTTTGAAGAAAGCGATGCCAGCGCATTTGCCCAAGCGGCCAATGAAGATAACCGCCCCTTAGTCACCGCCGCCGAAGCTGATGCTCACTTAGAAAAAACCCGAAAAGATCTGTCCGATGGTAGCTTTGATTTTGATGGCGGAGCTGACACAGATAACGATGGCGTGAACGACGCCGTCGATGCCTGCCCTTCTACTGAGGCCGGTTTAAGTGTTGACGCAGACGGCTGCGCCCTCGAAGAAGCAGAGCAAGATAGTGACGCCGACGGCATCAAAAATGGCAATGACAACTGCCCTGCTGATGCCAATGAGGACCAGCTAGACACCGACAATGATACTCGCGGTGACGCCTGTGATCTCGACGACGACAACGATGGCCTCCTCGACAGCGATGAGATAGATAACGGCTCAAACCCTCTCCTTGCTGACTCCGATGCGGATGGCGTTGACGATGGTAATGATGCCTTTCCCACTGATAACACCGAAACCCAAGACAGCGATGGCGACAGCATTGGCAACAACGCCGACCAGGATGACGACAATGATGGTTTGAGCGACACCGACGAACAAGCCCTAGGCACAGATCCACAACGCGCCGACAGCGACAGTGACGGCGTTTCAGATAGCCAAGACGCCTTCCCCACAGACCCGACTGAATCCGCTGATACCGATAGCGATGGTGTCGGCGATAATAGCGACGCGTTCCCCCAAGACCCCTCAGAAATAAAAGATAGTGACAGTGATGGTGTTGGCGATAACGCCGATGCATTTCCTAACGACAGCACTGAAACTGTTGACACTGATGGCGACGGAACTGGCAACAATGCCGATCAAGATGACGACGGCGACGGTCTAAGTGATGCCGATGAGCAGACTGCAGGCACCGACCCACTGAATACTGACTCCGATAATGATGGTGTTTCTGACAGCCAAGATGCCTTCCCCACCGACCCTACTGAATCCTCTGATACCGATTCCGACGGTACTGGCGATAATAGCGATACATTTCCTGAAGACCCTTCTGAATCTAAAGATACCGACGCTGACGGCGTTGGCGACAATGCAGATGCATTCCCGAACGACAGCGGCGAAACAACCGACACTGACGGTGATGGAGTGGGTAACAACAGCGATGAAGACGACGATGGCGACGGCCTAAGTGATACCGATGAGCAATCTAATGGTACCGACCCACTAAATACCGACTCGGATAATGACGGTGTTTCTGACAACCAAGACGCCTTCCCCAACAACGCTTCCGAATCAGCAGACACCGATGGTGATGGTGTTGGCGACAACAGTGATGCATTCCCTGACGACAGCACTGAAACTACGGATTCAGATGGCGACGGAGTCGGTGATAACGGCGATGCATTCCCCAGTGATAGCTCTGAGTCTGCCGATTCAGACGGCGACGGTGTGGGCGATAACGCCGACGCCTTCCCCAATGACAGCACTGAAACTGCCGATTCAGATGGCGACGGTGTGGGCGATAACGCCGATGCCTTCCCTAACGACAGCTCCGAAACTGCTGACGCTGATGGCGACGGTATTGGCGACAATGCCGATATTGACGACGATAACGATGGCGTACGTGATGATCTGTTTGTACTTGTAGAAGCCACCATGGCAGACGTGCACTCTGCCTTGGCTGGGGAGCTGGTCGACGAAGATGGCAACACATTAAGCTGTGTGGCGATCACTCAGCAGTATATTGATCGTATCCTTGCCTATAACGACAACCCTCAGCCAAACGGCGGCCTGCCTATCTTTGGTGTACTGGCCATTATGCCAAATGCCCTAGAGCAAGCAGCAGCTTTAGATGAACTATACGCAAACGATGGCGGCGTTGGAGAACGCTACCTACACTGCATGCCGGTATTATTAAAGGACAACTATGACACCTTTGATTACCCATCAACACAAGGTTCCTACTCAATGCTGGGACATCAAGCTGGTGTTGATGCCAATTCAGTAGATGGACTGCGTGAAGCCGGCGCCCTGATCCTAGGTAAAGCCAACCAAGATGAATTTGCTTTCTTTACAACGGGCTTTTCCGCCCGCGCGATTCAGGTTAGCAATCCGTACAACACCTCAGAAAGCCCAGCAGGTTCATCGTCTGGTACCGGCGCCTCTTTAGCGGCCAACTTTGCCCTAGGTGGCACTGGTTCAGACACCTGTCAGTCAATTAGGCACCCGTCATCAGTTGGTGGCCTAGTCGGCATTAGACCCAGTCTTGGTGTGGTATCACAACACGGTATTTATCCACTGGCGCACAGCCGAGATACCGGCGGGCCAATGACTCGCTCAGTAACCGACTCAGCCTTAATGCTCACCGCCATGGGTAAGTATGACGAGCGCGACCCCAAGGCCGCCGCCTACCCTGCTGAGCAGCGCCCAGACAGTTACGCCCAATTCCTCGATCGCGAGCAATACGGCTTAGCTGGACGCGCTATTGGTGTGGTGCGTGATCTTGGCGGCAACACTGATGCCATGGGTACCGGAGCTCAGGGTGAACTCATTGCTGCCGCTGTAGCAAAAATGGAAGAATTAGGTGCAACGGTCTACGACGTCTACCTTCCTAACTACGCTTCACTTAGCGCAGGTTCAAGTCATTACGATATGAACGAATACTTTGCCGTCTTTGAGTCAGAAGGTGGCACCAGTGCCCGCCGTTGTGTAAGTAGCACAGCTATTGCACTTGACGGCGTAGAATCCGCCCACGACCGCGACAATCAGTGCTACGGCATTGAAGGTATTGTTGAGACTGCACGTGTTGGTCCAAGAACAGCTGGGTTGTTCGCACTCACGGCACTGGGTGATGCCAACCAAGCACCAACCGACGCCCAGCTACAAGCGATTGTCGACATGCGTGCATATGTAACAGGAGAAATGGACGTTGTTAAAGACCTAAACGGTGAGCCCCTTATTGCGCCAAATGGCGGAACAGTAAGCGTTGATGCCCTTCTCTTTTCGCCCGGCCCCACCGGCGGCAGAACCTGTGATTTTGGCTCTACAACCCAAATGGGCTCCATTGTGGTACCCGTTGGATTTGACGATTCCGTTGGCGTTCCCCGCGGCATGGAAATCTTTGTTCGCCAGTTTGACGAAGGCACCGGCATTGGTATTGCTTACGATTACGAGCAAGCCACTAAACACCGTCAACCGCCAAACATCGTTCCCGCTATTGGCAGTGATAACGACACCATCAGCGAGTTCAATGCACGAGTAAAAGCGGCCATCGCCGCCTATGCTGCCTATCCGCCGGAAGACTTAGAACCCGAAGCGTATCGCGCAGCTTTAGAGGAATTACTTGGCCCACAAACGCAAGCACAGGAGTAA
- a CDS encoding LuxR C-terminal-related transcriptional regulator, translated as MTDIIETKLSPPYIRHKRMSRATIVSRVNQVLDDAVRLVTVVAPAGSGKSTLLVELYERYRLEGYACSWLSLEPGDDDPRRFARYIVAAIAAIDKGFAEQRLAVLRSSSATDLSPFFDSIIQYLAATDRRFALFVDDFHAIENPVILQFWTRYISYMSASCRAVIASRFKVSLDLSRLKLAGGLVELGQVDLNLSMQETGQFMKELHNVELPAAVLQLLHDRTEGWMVGLQLAGMTMSNSSQNKEDIVRSFSARDRNLKEYLFESVYGLQDEATRHFLLHTAPLNRFCAELCDVVTATVDGEDRLAQLEAANLFIIPLDREGRWYRYHHLFSEYLENQLQRLEPGVNKTVCALAADWCIAEGYVLEAIQYCLDAADYEKATDLIADHAQTVAIGEGNHSIVFEWMRKLPKEYQYRRPEIMLHHAWSRVFTRDGVGVAVAICDEFTALLDKSEANYWVLTEQEVQSLAGLCSVIRCIASACIEELDICIGRSKALLTELPKTETALIASAAVANAYAHYLNKDLASALSSATDAFVYGRRGGSAYAAIWGDFVASMANAELGHIQAAEDSAARAALSVADAMDGGQMAALAALAKVEVDCQRCDFTRIERSLNDNRVISRISSSPEPLLVARCAEARYLVWAGELDAALALLRQSQDMAVTMDMPRLYFAFIAEEIELLLHKGDIQAARETVRRTDMLNRQHRFIDKQNRSAVLLCIDLSEARLSLAENKASETLRQLSPLIKVAQQQQRIALTQQLCAMKSLALWRVGKEAEAVRELAKVVNHAAPESHIYPIYRVGSGLLAILQRLHASSISTSSDQAQAVQYQCEIQLIALFNGGLAPESEVSFGEEQVQNAVLAEPLTDRQLEILRLIGGGLGNKELAEALHISLSTAKWHVHNIFEKLGVRNRTSAVAYARKNNLL; from the coding sequence TTGACAGATATTATCGAAACAAAGTTGAGCCCGCCCTATATTCGTCATAAGCGAATGAGTCGAGCCACGATAGTTTCAAGGGTTAACCAAGTGCTCGATGATGCGGTGCGTTTGGTTACCGTTGTTGCGCCGGCGGGGTCGGGTAAATCGACACTGTTAGTTGAGCTCTATGAGCGATACCGGCTAGAGGGCTATGCCTGTAGTTGGTTGAGCCTTGAACCGGGTGATGATGATCCTCGGCGTTTTGCACGTTATATTGTGGCGGCCATTGCCGCTATTGATAAAGGGTTTGCAGAGCAACGTCTTGCTGTTTTACGGTCTAGCTCGGCGACTGATTTAAGCCCATTTTTTGATTCTATTATTCAGTATCTCGCTGCGACAGACCGGCGTTTTGCCCTCTTCGTCGATGATTTTCATGCCATAGAAAATCCAGTTATTTTGCAATTTTGGACACGCTATATTAGCTATATGTCGGCGAGCTGCCGAGCGGTGATTGCCTCAAGGTTTAAAGTTTCTCTGGATTTAAGTCGATTAAAATTAGCCGGCGGGCTCGTTGAGCTCGGTCAGGTAGATCTAAATCTGAGTATGCAAGAAACCGGGCAGTTTATGAAAGAGCTGCATAATGTTGAGTTGCCCGCGGCTGTTTTGCAATTACTCCATGACCGAACAGAAGGTTGGATGGTGGGGCTGCAACTTGCTGGCATGACGATGAGTAATTCCAGTCAAAATAAAGAAGACATTGTTCGCAGTTTTTCTGCCCGAGACCGAAATTTAAAAGAATATTTATTTGAATCCGTGTACGGCTTGCAAGACGAAGCTACTCGCCATTTTTTATTGCACACCGCACCGCTTAATCGTTTTTGCGCGGAATTGTGCGATGTTGTGACCGCGACGGTTGATGGTGAAGATAGGCTTGCCCAGCTAGAGGCGGCAAATTTATTCATAATTCCTTTAGATAGAGAAGGGCGCTGGTATCGCTATCACCACCTGTTTTCTGAGTATCTTGAAAACCAATTGCAAAGATTAGAGCCTGGCGTTAATAAAACGGTTTGTGCTCTCGCCGCCGACTGGTGTATTGCCGAAGGCTATGTCCTTGAGGCAATACAATATTGCTTAGATGCAGCTGATTACGAAAAAGCCACAGACTTAATTGCCGATCATGCTCAAACAGTGGCGATTGGTGAGGGCAATCATTCAATTGTTTTTGAGTGGATGAGAAAGCTCCCCAAGGAGTACCAGTATCGTCGTCCAGAAATCATGTTACACCATGCTTGGTCGCGGGTTTTTACTCGGGATGGTGTTGGTGTTGCGGTAGCGATATGCGATGAGTTTACAGCCTTACTCGACAAATCTGAGGCGAATTACTGGGTACTAACGGAACAAGAGGTTCAGTCGTTAGCGGGTTTGTGCAGTGTCATTCGCTGCATAGCGTCGGCCTGCATTGAGGAACTAGATATTTGCATTGGCCGCTCTAAGGCCTTACTCACAGAGCTGCCGAAAACAGAGACGGCTTTGATTGCCTCGGCGGCGGTTGCCAATGCTTATGCGCATTATTTGAATAAGGATCTGGCCTCGGCGCTTAGCTCGGCAACCGATGCCTTTGTATACGGGCGTCGAGGAGGAAGTGCCTACGCGGCTATTTGGGGGGATTTTGTTGCCAGTATGGCAAATGCCGAGCTAGGCCATATTCAAGCCGCAGAGGACAGTGCGGCACGTGCTGCACTCTCGGTTGCCGATGCGATGGATGGTGGGCAAATGGCCGCATTGGCGGCGTTGGCTAAGGTTGAAGTGGATTGCCAGCGCTGTGATTTTACGCGTATTGAGCGCAGCTTGAATGATAATAGAGTGATTTCTAGGATTTCCAGCTCTCCAGAACCTTTACTGGTTGCGCGCTGTGCTGAGGCGCGTTACTTGGTTTGGGCCGGTGAGCTAGATGCTGCGCTAGCGCTGCTGCGACAGAGCCAAGATATGGCGGTCACCATGGATATGCCGCGATTGTATTTTGCCTTTATTGCCGAGGAAATTGAGCTGCTATTACATAAGGGTGATATTCAGGCTGCGCGAGAAACTGTCAGGCGAACAGATATGTTAAATCGTCAGCATCGTTTTATTGATAAGCAAAATCGATCCGCGGTTTTGTTGTGTATTGATCTAAGTGAGGCAAGGCTCTCCCTTGCGGAGAATAAAGCCAGCGAAACTTTGCGGCAATTAAGCCCGTTGATAAAAGTGGCGCAACAACAGCAACGCATCGCTCTAACGCAACAGTTATGTGCAATGAAATCTCTTGCCTTATGGCGTGTGGGTAAAGAGGCCGAAGCAGTACGAGAATTGGCCAAGGTTGTTAATCATGCCGCGCCAGAATCACATATATACCCTATCTATCGTGTGGGTTCGGGCTTGTTGGCGATATTACAACGGCTCCATGCCTCATCGATATCAACGAGCTCTGATCAAGCCCAGGCTGTGCAATATCAATGTGAGATACAATTAATCGCCTTATTTAATGGCGGCCTAGCACCAGAAAGTGAGGTCTCTTTTGGTGAAGAACAAGTACAGAATGCAGTACTGGCCGAACCTCTGACCGACCGCCAATTGGAAATTTTAAGGCTGATTGGCGGCGGCCTAGGGAATAAAGAATTGGCTGAAGCGCTGCATATAAGTTTGTCGACCGCCAAATGGCATGTTCATAATATTTTTGAAAAATTAGGTGTGCGCAACAGAACCTCTGCTGTTGCTTACGCGCGAAAAAATAATCTACTTTAG
- a CDS encoding coniferyl aldehyde dehydrogenase has translation MTSAQQYVDIAPDDTAFSAVFNAQKSAFNASKYPDYASRHNKLKALENLLLDNRDAIIAALHEDFGHRSADETRIAEISSTVAHIRYARKNLAKWMRPQRRATSIWFLPGSNHIQAQPAGVIGIMAPWNYPINLAVAPLTSALAAGNRAMIKMSEYTPASTKVLKTILAKEFDESEIAVFGGEAESSAQFSKLPFDHLMFTGSIAVGKKVMAAAAPNLTPLTLELGGKSPVIINKDYPMEEAASRITFGKIVNAGQTCVAPDYILLPKGKAEDFAMWMSRKYADRLPEGACSQDYTSIIDQRNYNRLIAILDDAISKGATVIPLEQNSTSSQEKRKFPLTLVINPSSDCRIMQEEIFGPLLPVIETDGLDDAIARINAGGRPLALYYFGHAPAEQEKLLRQTHSGGVTVNDVLLQFLQPSQPFGGTGSSGFGSCHGWEGFRSFSHMKPVFTQKGIGGFTGLKLLYPPYGPLARRLITMMGG, from the coding sequence ATGACGAGTGCACAACAATACGTCGATATAGCCCCTGATGACACGGCATTTTCAGCGGTTTTTAATGCGCAAAAATCCGCATTTAACGCCAGCAAATACCCCGATTACGCGAGTCGCCACAACAAACTTAAAGCCTTAGAAAACCTACTGCTCGACAATCGTGACGCCATTATTGCCGCCCTACACGAAGACTTTGGCCACCGCAGCGCCGACGAAACACGTATTGCCGAAATTAGCAGCACGGTGGCGCATATTCGCTACGCACGAAAAAATCTTGCCAAATGGATGCGCCCCCAACGGCGCGCTACCTCTATCTGGTTTTTACCCGGCAGCAACCATATTCAAGCCCAGCCAGCCGGCGTGATCGGCATTATGGCGCCATGGAATTACCCAATTAACCTGGCTGTTGCGCCCTTAACCTCGGCACTGGCCGCGGGTAATCGGGCAATGATTAAAATGTCGGAGTACACCCCAGCGTCAACAAAGGTACTCAAAACCATTCTGGCTAAAGAGTTTGATGAATCCGAAATCGCGGTATTTGGCGGCGAAGCTGAATCCTCTGCTCAGTTTTCTAAACTCCCCTTCGATCACCTAATGTTTACCGGATCAATCGCGGTTGGCAAAAAAGTCATGGCTGCAGCCGCGCCAAACCTCACCCCACTAACGCTTGAACTAGGTGGCAAGAGTCCAGTTATTATCAATAAAGACTACCCCATGGAAGAGGCTGCCAGCAGAATCACCTTCGGTAAAATAGTCAATGCTGGGCAAACCTGTGTCGCCCCAGACTATATATTACTACCCAAAGGTAAAGCTGAAGATTTTGCCATGTGGATGAGCCGAAAATACGCAGACAGACTCCCTGAAGGCGCTTGTTCACAAGATTACACATCCATTATTGATCAGCGTAATTACAATCGTCTCATCGCCATTTTGGATGACGCCATCAGCAAAGGTGCCACGGTTATTCCTTTAGAACAAAACAGCACATCCAGCCAAGAGAAACGTAAATTCCCCCTCACTCTTGTTATCAACCCAAGTAGCGACTGCAGAATTATGCAGGAAGAAATTTTTGGCCCGCTGCTGCCGGTTATTGAAACTGACGGCCTTGATGACGCAATTGCCCGTATCAACGCGGGTGGCCGCCCCCTTGCACTGTATTACTTCGGCCACGCTCCCGCAGAACAAGAAAAATTATTGCGCCAAACTCACTCCGGCGGTGTAACCGTTAACGATGTATTGCTGCAGTTTTTACAACCTTCGCAACCCTTTGGTGGCACTGGCAGCAGTGGCTTTGGCAGCTGCCACGGCTGGGAGGGGTTTCGCTCCTTCTCCCACATGAAACCAGTATTCACCCAGAAAGGCATAGGCGGATTTACCGGCTTAAAACTACTCTACCCGCCCTATGGCCCCTTAGCCCGGCGGTTAATTACTATGATGGGAGGATAA